A window of Desulfuromonas soudanensis genomic DNA:
CGGCGAAGAAATTTTCTCCGTTCGGATCGACCCCCGCCTGCCGATCAATCTTGCTGTCGGAGACGAAAAGGTGCGCATAGGCAAAATCGGCCTTGAGGTTCTCGGAAAAGCGGTAACAGGCGCCGACGGAAGTCCAGAAACGGTCCTCGCCGGGGATGCGCGGGGTGCGGTTTTCGGCATCGGGAATCGGCGTTTCGTCAAAGGCCACCCCGGCGCGGAGGGTCAGGCTCTCACTGGCATCGTAGCTCCCTCCCAGGGAATAGCGCCAGCTGTCGTTCCAGTTGTAGGAGGTGACGGAATCGCCCTTGAGCGGATTGTCGAATTGCACCCGCAGTTCATTAAATACGCTCCAGTTCGTCCAGGTGACGTCGGCCATGAGCGCCAGGCGGTCCGTGAACCGATGATACACGCTGGCGGAGAGGGTGTCCGGCAGGGTTATGTCGGCCTTGGCGCCGCTGTCGGCAAAAGTGGCTGCGATACCGCCCCCTACCCCACCCGGCAAAGAAGTAACCGCTGTTGGAACGGTAAAGTCGGCCGACCCCTTGGCGGTATATTCCATCCGCGAACGGTAAGCCAGGCCCAATCGCGTGTTCTCATTGGCCTCGACAAGAAGGCCGAGATTGTATCCGTAAGCCCAGTCGTCCGCATCAAGGACAACCCTGCCGTCGGAACCCTGGGGAGTGCCCAGGGCGCCCCCCGAGAGAGCCGTCGCAATCGATCCGAAATCGATGGCGTTGCTCAGTTCGGCGGTCAATTTTTGGGCATTGAAACCGGCACCCAGGCTCAGATGGTCATTGACTTTGTAGGCCAGTGACGGATTGATGTTCACCGTTTTCACCTCGGAACGCAGGGCGTGGTAACGCCCCTGCCAGCCATCGGCGTATTCCGTCGCCAGCCCGAAGGGGGCATTGACCCCGATGCCAAAAGCCCAGCCATTGTCCATATTCGCCGCGTAATAGACATTAGGGACAAATGCATCCTCCCCGCCGTCGCCGCCTTCGCTCCCCGACAGGGCCACAAAAGCCCCTCCGGTGAGAGCGGGCGACAGCGACGAGCCGTTGTCGCTGAACTCCGTTTTGGGTTTGATGTAATGCAGTCCCAAAACGGCCTCCTGACCCTTCAGCCGGGTGAGTCCTGCCGGATTGAAGAAGAGGGTCGATGCATCCTCGGCGACGGCGGCCGCCCCAGAAAATGCGGTTCCCAGACCGCTGACGCTCTGCTCGACAATTGCAAACCCCGATGAAAAGACCGGCGAAGCCATCCCCAAAACCAGACAACAAGTCGCAACTACCCTCTGTACCACTTTCATAGCCCACTCCTTTGTAGGTTCCTACCGCGCACTCAAATATCCGTCCACCCCAAAACCGCCCATGGCCTCACAGTCCCGACCCCTTGAAACACCCTCATCCTGTCCCTGACACTTATACCCACCGCTTACGTTCAAGTCAACCATTTTTAGAACATTATTTGTTTTATCATTGAGCGCATATTTTCACACGGACAAATAGTCTCCACATGGTTAAAAATTAAGGCAATTCAAGATATTGATATGACAAACATTGTTTCATTAGGGACCAGACGAATTTAATTCTTTTCTACAAATTGGACAGAGGACGACACCGGAAAATAGGCGGAAGGAAGGGTACCAGCAAAGGAGCAGATGGGAGGGGAACGGCAGGGATCGGGAAGTTTTCGCGGTTTGGACAGGAGGGACAAAAATGACGATACGCCGGAGTTGTTTCGCCGAGAGACGATCTCCTCAGGGCCGCGGCAGCCAAACCAGGACGAAAAAGAAAAAGGGCTGCAATCCTGACGGATTGCAGCCCTTTCAATCTCATGGTGCCGAAGGGGAGACTCGAACTCCCACGTCCCTACGGACACTAGACCCTGAACCTAGCGTGTCTACCAATTCCACCACTTCGGCAAGAAGCGAGGGTGTTTATAACAAATGAAAATCGACATTGCAACAAAAAAACACGGAGCAATGGTTTTCTCCGTTGCCGCCGTCGTTGACTTGCCCTGCACGGAAGGTAACGTATTGACAGGGGCTTAGATTCCCCGCCCGCACCCACTCCGGCGTCTCCGAGGTTCCGCCATGATCCTGCGCCAACCCCTACGCTATCTCTCCCGATGCAAGAACTTCGAAAGGTTCCTGAAGGTCAATCCCTGGGCGCGACGGGCGGCAAGCCGCTTTGTCGCCGGGGAAAGCAGAGACGAGGCTCTCCGGGTGGCCGCCGAGCTTAACCGGGAGGGGTTCAAGGTCACCCTCGACTATCTTGGCGAAGAGGTGACGAGGTCCGAGGAAGCGCGACTGGCGGCGGAAGAGCAGGCGGCAGCGGTCGAAGCGGCGGCGGTAGCCAAGCTGGATCTCGGGCTTTCGGTGAAGCTCTCGCACCTCGGGGTTCTGATCGATGAAGGGCTGGCGGAAGAGAACCTGCGGATGATCTGCCAACGGGCGGCAGCGGCAGGGCGCTTCGTGCGGGTCGACATGGAGGGGTCGAATTTGACTTCCGGGACGCTGGCGATGGTGCAGCGGGTTCATGAAGACCTCCCCGTCATCGGCACGGTAATTCAGTCCGCCCTCAAGCGCAGCAGCGCCGATATCGAGACATTGAACCGCAGGGGGATCTCCGTGCGGCTGGTCAAGGGGGCCTATCTGGAACCTTCAGACCTTGCCTTTCAACGCCGGGAGGAGATAACGCTCTACTTCATGCGCCTCACCGAATCCCTGTTTCGGGACGGCTATCGCCCGGCGATCGCCACCCACGAAGATCTCCTCATCGACTACGCCATCGACATGGCCTTCATCTACGGCCGCGCTCCCGAGGAGTTCGAATTCCAGATGCTTTACGGCATCCGTCGCGACCTCCAGGAGAAGCTCCGGGACCAGGGGTACCGGGTGCGGATCTATCTCCCCTACGGCAGCGACTGGTACGGCTACTTCATGCGCCGCCTCGCCGAACGCCCGGCCAACCTGTGGTTTCTGCTGCGCCACCTCAGGAACTAATCGTCTGCGGCCGCACCACCACCGTGCGGTAATGCTCCACGGTCACCAGCCCCGGCCGGGCCCCCTTCGGTTTTCGCACCCACTTCCCCTCGGCCACCATGACCTCGACCTTTCCGGCGTCCTTCCCCCGGGAATGGGCGGCGGCGATGGCGGCGGCGAAGAGAACGTCGGCCTCGGGGACGTCGCCCCCCTCCCCTTTGCGCCGGAGAACCAGATGGCAGCCGGGCATGTTGGCTGCGTGGAACCACAGGTCGTCGGGGCGGGTCAACGTCCGGCTGACGTGGTCGTTGCTGCGATTGTTGCGCCCCCAGAACAGGGTGTAGCCTCCGGGGGTGATTGCCTGGCGCACGGCGGTTTCGGCGAGGGCCGGGCGGTTGCGCACCGGCGGACCGGGGCGCTTCTGGAGGAGCCTGGCCGCCACCAACTCCTCCCGGATCGCCTCGATCTCCCCCTCCTCCTCGGCTTCGTCGAGTCCGAGGAGGACCCCCTCCAGCCACTGGCTCTCGGCGAGGGTCTCGCCGCGCCGGCGCTCGATGTGCTCCAGACCCCTCTTCCCCTTGCGATGGCGACGAAAGTAGCATTCGGCGTTTTCCTGGGGCGAGAGCGCCGGATCGAGGGGGACCGTCACCGGGACCGGCGGGTCGGCGTACCAGTCGTCGAGGACGACCTCGGCAAGTCCCCGCCGCAGGCGATGGATATTGGCCAGAAGAAGGTCGCCGAGTTCCCGTTGGCGGACGAACCCCCTGGCCTTACTCTCCTCGGCCTCGATGTTGGCCAGGCGTTTTTCCAGCCGCTGCAACCCCTTGCGGACGATCCGCTCCAGCGCCTCCTTCCCTCCCCCGAACAGTTCCTCCCCCCCCGCCTCGGCGTAAAAAGCGTCGGCTGCCCGCGAGACATCGGCAAAGGTCTGCAGGCTTTCGAGAGACAGATGCTCGGGCGTCAGGGCGCTCAGTATGCTTTTCTCCTGCCAGAGGCCGACGCAGGGTGAAAAATCGAAATTCAGATAGCGGCGGCGCAGCTTTTCAAGGGCCTCCTGCGCTTCCTCTCCGGCGTCAACGGCGGCCTCGATGTCGGCGGCCAGCAGCTCGGTCATCGGCGTCACCGTCTGGAGGAGCCAGGCTCGCAGCGGCACGTCGGCGGGGATTGGCGGCACTCCTTCCTGAAGGTCGGATCGCAGCAACGGTTCGGGGGGAAGATAGGGTTTTCCGGGGAGGATCGTTCGCCCCTCCCCTTCGACGCGCAGCAGGGCGTCGACGATGCGTCCCGAGGGATCGAGGAGGATAAGGTTGGCGCGGGGTCCGAGAAGTTCGGCAACCAAGGTCCAGAAACGGTTTTCGCTGTCGGCAAAGACGAGACGGACGATGCGCTCGCCGGGAACCCGCTCGATTTCAAGCAGACGACCGAGACGGGAGCGCAGGAGTTGACAGAACCTTGGAGGCGCCTGGGGATTGGGGTAGACTTCCGTAGTGAGATGAATGCGGCTGGCCCGCGGCGCGGCGGAGATGAGCAGGCGCAGGTTTCCCCGGCCGGTCCAGAGACGCAGAATCAGGTCATGGGGACCGGGCTGGTGAATCTTGCCGACGGCGGCTCCGGGGAGGAGCTTTCGCAACTGGCGGACGACGGCTTCGATGGTGAAAGGGTCCATGGACATGGGGGGAAGAGTAACCGAATCGGGGCGGCGCCGCAATCCAACTTTTTCGTCACCGGTCCATCGTCCTTCTGCTATACTTCAAAATATAATATATTTTTAGCACCTTAGGATGAAGAGGAAAACTCCCGAGGTTATTGTTGACAGTATTGGTGCAAACTGCTAGAGATATCATTCTTTATACTTGAGCAACCAACTACTGTTTCCCTACGATCAATTCACCAACCCAGCTCCGGAGGATAATCATGTCCGAAAACACCAGGCAGGGACTCGGCACCAGGGCGCTGCACGCAGGTCATGTTCCCGACCCGACAACCAACTCCCGCGCCGTCCCCATCTATCAGACCAGCTCCTACGTCTTCAATTCTTCCGAGCACGCCGCCAATCTCTTCGGGCTCAAGGAAATGGGGAACATCTACACCCGGCTGATGAACCCGACCACCGACGTCCTGGAAAAAAGGCTGGCCGAACTCGACGGCGGTGTCGCCGCCCTGGCCCTGGCCTCCGGCTCGGCAGCGATCACCCTGGCGGTCCTCAACCTCGCCCGTTGCGGCGACAATATCGTCTCCTCCAGCTGCCTTTACGGCGGCACCTACAACCTTTTCCACCACACCCTGCCGCGGATGGGGATCAAGGTGAAATTCGTCGATTTCTCCGACCCGGCCAGAATCGCCGCGGCCATCGACGACAAGACCAAGGCGGTCTTCACCGAAACGATCGGCAACCCGAAAAACAACGTCGACGATTTCGACGCCATTGCCAAGGTCGCCCATGACCACAAACTCCCCTTCATCGTCGACAATACCGTGGCCACCCAGGTCCTCTTCCGCCCCATCGAGCACGGCGCCGACATCGTCTGCTATTCGCTGACCAAATTCATCGGCGGCCACGGCACCTCCATCGGCGGCGCGGTGGTCGACGCCGGCACCTTCGACTGGTCGAGCGGGCGGTTTCCCGAATTCACCACTCCCGATCCCAGCTACCATGGTCTGGAATACCATGCGGCGCTCGGCAACCTCGCCTACATCCTGAAAATGCGCCTCACCTTGCTGCGGGACATGGGCCCCTGCCTCTCCCCCTTCAACGCCTTCCAGTTTTTGCAGGGACTCGAGACCCTCCATGTGCGCATGCCCCGTCACTGCGAAAACGCCCTGAAGGTCGCCCGTTTCCTCTCCGGCCACCCCTCCGTTTCCTGGGTGAACTACCCCGGACTGGAGAGCCATCCCGACCATGAGCGGACCCAAAAATATCTCCCCGAAGGGGCCGGCGCCATCGTCGGCTTCGGCATCAAGGGGGGCGCCGCCGCCGGGGCCAAATTCATCGACAACGTCAAACTCGCCAGCCACCTCGCCAACATCGGCGATGCCAAGACTCTGGTCATTCATCCGGCGACCACCACCCATCAGCAGCTCTCCCCCGAAGAGCAGAAGTCCGCCGGGGTGTCCCCCGATTTCGTGCGGGTTTCCGTCGGCATCGAGGATGTCGCCGACATCCTGGCCGACCTCGACCAGGCCCTGAAGATAAGCCAACTCTAAGCCAACCGAATCCGCAATCGCCACCGAGGCGGGTTCCTCCGGGAACCTGCCTCTTTTTCATCCCTGTCGGCGCCCTAGTATCCCGTTTGGTTAGTCCATTCAGAATATTCTCCAGAATTAATAGACGGAATTATCCAATCGGGACACTGATATGGCTGACAGTTGTCAATAGAAGAAACGCTCACTGCCCAACTGATTTTCAGCGGTTTTTCGTGCGTTATGTTCCAGGGCACTTGCAGGGGCGGAACCTGTATTGCGACGGCTAATCAGACTGATATTCGCGGGTTGGGTACCGCCAGACTTGTCTTCGTCGCGGAGCTGCCTCTCTCTAGTAACGTGAGTTCGGCCAAGGCCTTATCCAATAGTGTCCTCGAGGGTTCTCCTGACCGCGGTTGCGCCCCTGTAACTGCCCTGGAATGTTAGTTTTGCTTCAATATGCTTTCTCCAACAGGTTTTTGAGGTGATTGAGTTGTTTGTGGTTTGTTATGCCATGGCCGGGATTTCAACTTCATGGGCTATTGCCCACATAAAAGCACAGAGTTCTCGAGCTATAGCCGTCACGATCACCTGTTTGGATTTACCCTTCGCCAGCATACGTTTGTAGCGGGCACATAATCGGAGTTGAGCTTTCCAGGAGATATCGCAAATTGCTTGCGACAGGCCTTCTTGTCGTCTGCGTAACTCCCGACTGACCCGGGCAGGAAGGCGGTAAGCCCAGGAGGCTTCCACCAGGACCCGGCGCACATGTCCATTGCCTGCTTTGGTAATTGAACCTCGTTTCGTTGTCTCGCCACTGGAATGTTCCGATGGAACCAGTCCGAGATAGGACATCAGTTCAACGGGGCTCTTAAAGCGCTTCAAATCTCCTATTTCAGCAACGGTTGTGGCTGCGACAATCAAGGAGACGCCTCGCAGGGATTGGTAGGCTTTAGCTACCGGAAACATCCGCCACTGGGGCAAGAGTTGTTGAATCTGCTCAGTCAGCCGCTCCACCCGCCGAGTGCTTTCAGTAAGCGCGCCGACATATTCCTGAAGGGTAATCTGCTGGGCCGGATGAGGCATTTTGATTCCAGCGATCCAGCGCATATGTGCCTGGCTCCAGGGGGTTCGTCCACTGAATCGGTGACCGTGTCGAAGAAGAAATGCCAGAATGTGCTGCTTGGCTTTTTTCTCCGACGCCTTGGCATCCTCCCTTGATCGGGTAAGGTCCCGCATGGCTTCATCTTCGGTAAGAGGCACAAAAACGGGAGACAGTTCACCGGCTCGATGCAGGCGGGCAAGCATTTGGGCATCCCGGCGGTCATTCTTAATACGGTCGCCGCTTTTCTTGGGGATCTTTGAGGGCGCTACCACCACACAATCGAACCCCTGAAATGTAAGGTGTCGGTAAACATCATAGCCACAAGGGCCAGCTTCGTAGACGAAATGGAGTTCGCAGCCTCTCGAAACCAGTTTCCTAACAACCTTGTCGAGAGCAACCAAACTCCCGTCAATTTTCCCATAGTGTCGAATTTCGCCGGTGCGACCCTCCTCGGCGATAGCGATCTCAATGGAGTTTTTGTGGACGTCCAACCCGATAAACATGCTAGACTTCTTCATGACCTGCCTCCTTGATTTTGGCTCTGTGTTGGGGTTCAAGAGCTTCCAACATAACCCACGTTTGCAAGGGGCAGGTCTTTTTTTGTCTCTAACTGTCAGCCATTATGTCTAGCAACCGACCGGTATTTTCGTTGCCCCCCCTCCCGAGGCATGCTAGAATTCGCACGCTTTAGCGAGGCTCCCTCGCCTTTTTAAATTCACGGCCACTCTCCCTGGCAAAAGACCGGGAGTGACCATGGCAGCCACCTCATCAGCCGACCGTTATGCCCAAGCGTTTTTTACAAAACTATCTGGAATATACCCTTTTCCTCTCCCTGATATTCGTCGTCAAGGCCCTGCCGCGTACCCTTGCCCTTCGTATCGGCGCCGGACTCGGTCTCCTCAGCAAGGTTCTCCTCCCCAAGCGCCGCAAACGCGCCCTGGAAAACATGCGGATGGCCTACCCCCTGATGCCCGAGGAGGAGCTGCGCAATAACGTCAGCGAGATGTTCCGCCACCTCGGGATCAGCGGCGTCGAGATGCTGCTCCTCGACACCTTCAAGACCAAGGAAGATCTGGAAAAATACTTCAGTTTTCACGGCCTCGAGCATCTCCGTGAGGCCTACAAACTCAACAAGGGGGTCTTTCTTCTCTCCGGCCATCTCGGTTCCTGGGAGGTCGGCACCTTTTTCCTCCCCATGCTCGGCTGTCCCGCCGACTTTGTCGCCAAGCAGATGAAAAATCCCTATGTGGGACGCTACTTCAACCGCCTCAGGGAGGCTGGAGGCGGCAGGGTCCTCGACGCCAAGCACGGCGCCCGACGAATCGTCAAGTCCCTGGCCGAAAATCGCGCCGTGGCGATCCTCCTCGATCAGCACACCACCCCGAGCGTCGCCGTCAAGGTCAACTTCTTCGGGCGCCCGGCCTACACCACGCCGATCATCACCCAGATCGCCATGAAAAACGGTGTCCCCATCGTTCCCTGTTTCACTCACCGCACCAAGGACAACCACTACGAAATCGTTTTCGAACCGATGATCCTCCTCGCCCCCGATTCCGACCGGGAAGCGGTGGTCCGCAACACCGCTCTGCTGACATCCATCATCGAAGATGCGGTACGGCGTGACCTCACCCAGTGGTTCTGGGTACACCGCCGCTGGCGCGAATGATTCTCCCGGAAACCTCTTCATCCCATCTCCCCTTCCACCTCGTGCTCGTCGAGCCGGAAATCCCGCCGAACACCGGTAATATCGCCAGGCTCTGCGGTGCCACGGGGTCCGTTCTCCACCTGGTGGGGAAACTCGGCTTTTCCATCGACGACCGGCAGCTTAAAAGAGCCGGCCTCGACTACTGGGACGCGGTGGACATCCGCCGCGCGGAGAGCCTCGCGGAACTGGAAGCCGCCCATCCCGACGCCCGCTGGTGGTACACGTCCAAGAAGGCGGCCAAAACCCATGTCCAGGCCGATTTTCTCCCCGGTGACTTCATCGTCTTCGGCAAGGAGACCCGGGGTCTCCCGGAAGAACTCCTCGCCGCCCATCCGGATCGGGCGATCCGCATTCCGATCTTCTCCCCCGTCGTCCGCAGCCTCAACCTCTCCACCGCTGCAGGGATCGTTCTTTACGAGGCGCTGCGCCAGAGCGGCCGGCTCGACACCTGAACCTTGCCGGATCATAATTGAGTCCGAAAGGCTCCTGAAGGCAAAAAAGCCCCGGTCATGACCGGGGCTTTTTTTATGCGGGGTATACGGTGAGAGTTTTCTAGAAGGAGCAGGTCAGCTGGCCGGAGAGGATGTCAACGGCGTTGTCGTAGCTGCCGAACAGGGAACCGCGGGAGAGGTCCTCCCCGGCAGCCGCTCTCATGACCTTGCTGTCACGGACAAAGAGATGGACGTAGGCGAGATCGAAACGAACATTTTCATTCAGCCGGTATCCGCCGCCGATGGCGGTCCAGAACCGGTCTTCACCGGGGATACGCGGCGTCCGGAAGGCGTCGGGAATCGGGGTCTCATCGTAGGCGAGGCCGAGGCGAAGAATCCAGGTTTCACCAGGGGTGAAGGAGGCGCCGATGGCGTAGCGCCAGTTGTCGTCCCAATTTTCCGTGGTAAGGCTCGGAGTTGCGGCAAGGGTGCCGTCGAACTGGATGAGGAGCTCGTCGAAGGAGCTCCAGTCGGTCCACATGACGTCCGCCATCACCGCCCAGGCCGGGGTGAGCTGGCTGAAAAACCCCAGGGAGGCGCTGGCCGGCAGTTCGACCTTCCCCGAGATCCCCTGGGGGCTGAACCGGGCCAGGGCGGCCCCATCAAGACCGGCTCCTGCCAGAAACGCCTGATTCACCAGGGTGAAGCCGGCATCTCCCTTGAGGGTGTGGAGAATCCTCGAACGGTAGGCCAGTCCGATGCGGGTCTGGTCGCTGATTTCGTAGAGGAGGCCGAGATTATAACCCGCCCCCCAGTCGTCGGCATTGAGATCGGCATAGACATCGGCATCGTGATTGGAAACCAGGGGGAGGAGCGCAGGGTTCCCCCCGCTCTGCTGAAAGGCCGCCAGACCGAAATCGACCATGCTGGTGAGCTGCACGTCGATGTACTGGGCGCTGACACCGGCGCCGAGGGAGAGGCGATCGGTGACCTTGAAGGCCAGGGAAGGATTGATGTTGATCGTCTTGAGATCGGACTTGACGGCGTGGTAACGCCCGACCCAGTCGAAGGGATATTCGGTGGTCAGCCCGAAGGGAGCGGTAATTCCCAGGCCGAAGGCGAGTCTCCCCCCAGGGTTGACGCTGTGGAAGAGGTTGGGGACCAACCCGCTTTCCCCGCCGTCGCCGCCATTGCCGCCGCTGATATCGAGGCCGAGGGCGTTTCTCGCCTCCGTTTTCTGAAATTTGGCCGAGGGAGCCACGTAATGGAGGCCGGCAATGACCTGCTGCCCGGGAAGCAGGGTCATCCCCGCGGGGTTGTAGAAAATGGTTGTGGCATCCTGCGCCGAAGCGGTACTCCCGGCAAAGGCATTACCGAGGCCGGTGACGCTCTGCTCGATGAGGGCAAACCCGGCCCCCTGGGCAAGACCCGCCGTCGCCAGGGCCAACGCTACCGTCAGTACAACAAACCGAATACACATGAGTCCCCCTTTTCAATGGTCAACTGCCCGATTAAAAGAGAATTCAACCGACTACTTCTCTATAACACAACAAATCCACCCTGCAAGATTCTTTAAATAATTTCAGTCGTTTTCCTCTACTGGAACAACCTTCACAAACAGAAAAAGGCGCCCTTCCGGACGCCTTTTTCCCTCTGCCTTGTCGCCTTGTCGTCCTAGGCGATTTCGCTTTCGATGCGTATGAAGAGACTCTTTTCCTTGACCACCGACAGGGCGTCGATCTCATCGAGGGCGGTGCGCACATTTTCCTCTTTGGCTTCGTGGGTCATGATGACGATGGGAACGGCTCCGCCTTCTTCCTGACGCTCCGGCTGAATCATGGAGGCGATGCTGATGTCATATCGGCCGAGAACCCCGGAAATCTGGGCCATGACGCCGGGCTTGTCCATGGCGGAAAAGCGAAGGAAATATTGACTGATAATTTCGGTCATCGGCTTGATTGGCAGAGTCTTGATGGTTCCGGGGCGGTAGGCCATGGCCGGGGTGCGCCCACGGGCTCCGGAGAGGATGTTGCGGGCGATGGCCATGACGTCCCCCATGACGGCACTGGCGGTCGCCTCCATTCCTGCTCCCCGACCAGAGAGCATCACCGGCCCGACAAAATCGCCGGAAAGACGGACGGCATTGAAAACCCCATCGACGTCGGCCAGGGGGTAGTTGTGCGGAATCATGGTCGGATGGACCCGGGCTTCGATCTGCTCGCCGTCAAACTTGCCGATGGCCAGAAGCTTGATCTTGTAACCGAACTGCTTGGCGAACTGGATATCGAGAGCCGAGACGCTGCGGATCCCCTCGGTATAAATCTGCTCCAGGGAGATGCGTGTGCCGAAACAGAGGGAGATGAGAATGGCCAGCTTGTGGGCGGTATCGATCCCCTCGAGGTCAAAGGTCGGATCGGCTTCGGCATACCCTTTGGCCTGGGCATCCCTGAGGACCGCGGAAAACTCGGCGTCTTCATTGGTCATCCGGGTCAGGATGTAGTTGCAGGTCCCGTTGAGGATGCCGAAAACGCTTTGGAATCCATTGGCGCAGAGGTTCTCCTTGATGGCGGAAATCACCGGGATGCCGCCGCCGACGGCCGCCTCGAACATCACCTCGACCCCTTTGGCCGCCGCTGCGGCCAGGATTTCTTCGCCGTGAACGGCCAGGAGGGCCTTGTTGGCGGTGACCACGTGTTTGCCCTGTGCGATGGCCTTCAGGACGAAGGTGCGGGCCGGCTCATAACCGCCGATCAGCTCGACGATCACGTCGATATCCGGGCTGGTCAGCAGATCATCGGCACGGGTGGTGAGAATACCGGCTTCGACGGTCACGCCGCGATCGGTGGTGATATCGAGATCGGCAATGCCGGCCAGCACCAGGCGAGCGCCGAGGCGATCCTCGATGAGGCGGGCATTCTCCTGGAAAACCTTGACAGTTCCGGTCCCGATGGTTCCGAAACCGAGCAATCCAACCCTGATGTCCTTCATAGAAATCCCTTCTTCATGACTGGGTATAAAATCTGGTCAGCGATCCTGCCCGACGGCGTCTCCGTGACGCCGGGGGAGTGGGTGGCTGATCCCCTTGTTTTCAATCGACAGCAGACATTCCGGCTCCTGGCCGTCACGAGCGGCGGCATTGGCCACAATCCTGGAGACCATGGACTCGACGGCCGTACTGTCCAGACCGGCGATAGGCGCCAGACACAGAGCCACCCGCTGGAAACCGGCCCGCAGGGACGCCTCAACCACGCCGCGGACGAGTTCCCCGTAGGTTTCGGGAACGAGATCCCGGCGGTTCCCTCCGCCGGCAAAGAGGATCCATTCGGAGCCGATCTTGCCGTTGCTGCGCACCAGTATCCGCTCGCCGACCCTGCCGACGGCCTTCCCGTGAAGGAGGAGTTCCGTCAGCAGGCTGTTGAGACGCCAGTCAAGAAGGG
This region includes:
- a CDS encoding OmpP1/FadL family transporter; this encodes MCIRFVVLTVALALATAGLAQGAGFALIEQSVTGLGNAFAGSTASAQDATTIFYNPAGMTLLPGQQVIAGLHYVAPSAKFQKTEARNALGLDISGGNGGDGGESGLVPNLFHSVNPGGRLAFGLGITAPFGLTTEYPFDWVGRYHAVKSDLKTININPSLAFKVTDRLSLGAGVSAQYIDVQLTSMVDFGLAAFQQSGGNPALLPLVSNHDADVYADLNADDWGAGYNLGLLYEISDQTRIGLAYRSRILHTLKGDAGFTLVNQAFLAGAGLDGAALARFSPQGISGKVELPASASLGFFSQLTPAWAVMADVMWTDWSSFDELLIQFDGTLAATPSLTTENWDDNWRYAIGASFTPGETWILRLGLAYDETPIPDAFRTPRIPGEDRFWTAIGGGYRLNENVRFDLAYVHLFVRDSKVMRAAAGEDLSRGSLFGSYDNAVDILSGQLTCSF
- a CDS encoding homoserine dehydrogenase, which gives rise to MKDIRVGLLGFGTIGTGTVKVFQENARLIEDRLGARLVLAGIADLDITTDRGVTVEAGILTTRADDLLTSPDIDVIVELIGGYEPARTFVLKAIAQGKHVVTANKALLAVHGEEILAAAAAKGVEVMFEAAVGGGIPVISAIKENLCANGFQSVFGILNGTCNYILTRMTNEDAEFSAVLRDAQAKGYAEADPTFDLEGIDTAHKLAILISLCFGTRISLEQIYTEGIRSVSALDIQFAKQFGYKIKLLAIGKFDGEQIEARVHPTMIPHNYPLADVDGVFNAVRLSGDFVGPVMLSGRGAGMEATASAVMGDVMAIARNILSGARGRTPAMAYRPGTIKTLPIKPMTEIISQYFLRFSAMDKPGVMAQISGVLGRYDISIASMIQPERQEEGGAVPIVIMTHEAKEENVRTALDEIDALSVVKEKSLFIRIESEIA
- a CDS encoding M17 family peptidase N-terminal domain-containing protein, with amino-acid sequence MTRLRILDLPADRMEGEVVAALFFEDDRPLRGPAALLDWRLNSLLTELLLHGKAVGRVGERILVRSNGKIGSEWILFAGGGNRRDLVPETYGELVRGVVEASLRAGFQRVALCLAPIAGLDSTAVESMVSRIVANAAARDGQEPECLLSIENKGISHPLPRRHGDAVGQDR